A window of Pedobacter lusitanus contains these coding sequences:
- the secG gene encoding preprotein translocase subunit SecG, translating to MLFLIILLIIICVALGLFVLIQNPKGGGLATGGSGSNMFGVQRTGDVLEKGTWVLLTLIVVVSLAITAIGKTGSTGTTGGGDSKIQQQLDKTPTPSPIGGGVKPAPATTTPATQEAPKK from the coding sequence ATGCTTTTTTTAATTATTTTATTGATCATTATTTGTGTTGCATTAGGTCTGTTTGTTTTAATACAAAATCCTAAAGGCGGTGGTCTTGCAACAGGCGGATCGGGCAGCAATATGTTCGGCGTACAACGTACCGGTGATGTACTTGAAAAAGGCACCTGGGTACTTTTAACGTTAATCGTGGTTGTTTCTCTTGCAATTACTGCTATTGGTAAAACCGGCTCAACCGGAACTACAGGCGGCGGAGATTCAAAAATTCAGCAGCAATTGGATAAAACACCTACACCTTCACCAATTGGCGGCGGCGTAAAACCAGCTCCTGCTACTACTACTCCTGCAACTCAGGAAGCTCCAAAAAAATAA
- the groES gene encoding co-chaperone GroES has translation MALNIKPIADRVVVEAAPAEEKTASGIYIPDTAKEKPQQGTVVAVGPGKYAELTGNLVPLSVKVGDVVLYGKYGGTEITFEGKEYLIMRETDLYAVL, from the coding sequence ATGGCTTTAAACATTAAACCCATTGCAGATAGAGTAGTTGTTGAAGCTGCTCCTGCCGAAGAAAAAACTGCTTCGGGTATTTATATCCCGGATACAGCTAAAGAAAAACCTCAGCAAGGAACAGTAGTTGCAGTTGGCCCGGGTAAATATGCCGAGTTAACAGGAAACTTAGTACCATTGAGCGTTAAAGTTGGTGATGTAGTTTTATATGGCAAATACGGAGGTACTGAAATTACCTTTGAAGGTAAAGAGTATCTTATTATGCGTGAAACTGATCTTTACGCAGTTCTTTAG
- the groL gene encoding chaperonin GroEL (60 kDa chaperone family; promotes refolding of misfolded polypeptides especially under stressful conditions; forms two stacked rings of heptamers to form a barrel-shaped 14mer; ends can be capped by GroES; misfolded proteins enter the barrel where they are refolded when GroES binds), with protein sequence MAKQVKYNVEARDALKKGVDTLANAVKVTLGPKGRNVIIDKKFGSPAITKDGVTVAKEIELKDPIENMGAQMVKEVASKTADIAGDGTTTATVLAQAIVTAGIKNVAAGANPMDLKRGIDKAVTAIVANLKAQSQTVGEDNNKIKQVASISANNDEVIGALIAEAMGKVGKDGVITVEEAKGTETEVKTVEGMQFDRGYLSPYFVTNADKMEAELENAYILIYDKKISNMKELLPILEKQVQTGKPLLIIAEDLDGEALATLVVNKIRGSLKVVAVKAPGFGDRRKAMLEDLAILTGGTVISEERGYKLENADLTYLGTAEKIVVDKDNTTIINGAGSSEDIKARVNQIKAQIETTTSDYDKEKLQERLAKLAGGVAVLYVGAASEVEMKEKKDRVDDALHATRAAVEEGIVAGGGVAFIRAIEALEGMKGSNEDETTGIAIVKRAIEEPLRQICQNAGIEGSIVVQKVKEGKGDFGYNARTDVYENLISAGVIDPTKVGRVALENAASIAAMLLTTECVLADDPEDNAAGSAMPPMGGGGMGGMM encoded by the coding sequence ATGGCAAAGCAAGTAAAATATAACGTAGAAGCCCGTGACGCCCTGAAAAAAGGTGTTGACACTTTGGCTAATGCAGTAAAAGTAACTCTAGGTCCAAAAGGACGTAATGTAATTATTGATAAAAAATTCGGTTCACCAGCTATTACTAAAGATGGTGTTACTGTTGCGAAAGAAATTGAATTAAAAGACCCAATCGAAAACATGGGTGCTCAGATGGTTAAAGAAGTTGCTTCTAAAACTGCAGATATCGCAGGTGACGGAACAACAACTGCTACTGTACTGGCTCAGGCAATCGTTACAGCGGGTATTAAAAACGTTGCTGCTGGTGCAAATCCAATGGATTTGAAACGTGGTATCGATAAAGCGGTTACTGCAATTGTAGCTAATTTAAAAGCTCAGTCTCAAACTGTTGGTGAAGATAACAACAAAATCAAACAGGTTGCGTCTATCTCTGCTAACAATGACGAAGTTATTGGTGCGCTGATTGCTGAAGCAATGGGTAAAGTAGGTAAAGATGGTGTAATCACTGTAGAAGAAGCAAAAGGTACTGAAACTGAAGTAAAAACAGTTGAAGGTATGCAATTTGACCGTGGTTACTTATCTCCATACTTTGTAACTAACGCAGATAAAATGGAAGCGGAATTAGAAAACGCTTACATCTTAATCTATGACAAAAAAATCAGCAACATGAAAGAATTGCTGCCGATTTTAGAGAAACAGGTTCAGACTGGCAAACCATTATTAATCATCGCTGAAGATTTAGATGGTGAAGCTTTAGCTACTTTAGTAGTAAACAAAATCCGTGGTTCTCTGAAAGTTGTTGCTGTTAAAGCTCCAGGTTTTGGCGACCGTAGAAAAGCAATGTTAGAAGATCTTGCTATCTTAACAGGTGGTACTGTAATTTCTGAAGAAAGAGGTTACAAATTAGAAAACGCTGACCTTACTTATTTAGGTACTGCTGAAAAAATCGTTGTTGATAAAGACAATACTACTATAATTAACGGTGCTGGTTCTTCTGAAGACATCAAAGCACGCGTTAACCAGATCAAAGCTCAGATCGAAACTACTACTTCTGATTACGATAAAGAAAAATTACAGGAGCGTTTGGCTAAATTAGCTGGCGGTGTTGCAGTTCTTTATGTAGGTGCAGCTTCTGAAGTTGAGATGAAAGAGAAAAAAGACCGTGTTGATGATGCTTTACATGCAACCCGTGCGGCTGTTGAAGAAGGTATCGTTGCTGGTGGTGGTGTTGCTTTCATCCGTGCTATCGAAGCATTAGAAGGCATGAAAGGATCTAACGAAGACGAAACTACTGGTATCGCAATCGTTAAACGTGCTATCGAAGAGCCATTACGTCAAATCTGCCAGAATGCAGGTATTGAAGGTTCTATCGTAGTTCAAAAAGTTAAAGAAGGTAAAGGTGATTTCGGTTACAATGCCCGTACTGATGTTTATGAAAACTTAATCAGTGCTGGTGTTATCGACCCAACTAAAGTTGGTCGTGTAGCTTTAGAAAACGCAGCTTCAATCGCAGCAATGTTGTTAACAACTGAGTGTGTATTAGCTGATGATCCTGAAGATAATGCAGCAGGTTCTGCTATGCCTCCTATGGGTGGCGGCGGAATGGGCGGAATGATGTAA
- a CDS encoding PKD domain-containing protein, which translates to MRKILTVFFALFLNIISFHSNAQLTIGMVDAGPYTPGSTISATFTIGTNSCIKIGNTFNLYLVDAGGNEVSIGTYNGFYSTFVNGVIPSGITAGTGYKVRVKSSNPALSSDLSAAFEIKAGTAVTAGVSSVASTISNNPLTFGSCNSTDNTNFNFTNTSSTNQVTATVNNELNPGTPVTLTYSATTPVNTFKANLAHYTVFVKATAPDGTVGTHAYFLINNLAVTAFTTSSSNTVCYPIGSFEYGVTVNGSSGISANFPGNTYKIDWGDGTSNEYTICDIISNSNKVQHTFTKSSCGFTYTTGNQTTYNAFGINVGVYSPYCGAIGTPISTTARVVSRPINRFSAPAVACLGDHLAITNQSTAGQNPNSTSSGCTDNQIFYTWYANGVAVATDVPFSFIPDIVFTSKGKHKIRLTARSAGNCQPDDAEQEVCVQDPPKPSFDLGNPLICLNPGTLTPANTSVLDNTCPAALPVFKWVITPPAGVPLSSITFDPANPAPQFKFTQIGVYNVTLTIQSGTCSVTSASQKIVVNTQPQASLSPDKTLCAIGNYTFGTATGPTQTTLSGTAEEIAGTYNWTVTGNTNYTFVAPDGPSTKYPTINFSDYGTYTVTVTHTNNCGTITKTQNITFSKSPKPEITALPSAVCYNAAINLTGKIIDDNPNTKFEWIGNGGVFSALSDLITTYTPTAAERIAGTATIILRVKTGLPDPCAQVEASLPVQIYPNNTGTNVTQNICSGQRAFHTPASSVPGSTFSWTAANADGMASGFTPAGTGAINDVITNSNATANAVVVYTITPQSNSCDGVPYTFTATITPIPVITPAAPQFAICGNEHAGITMSSTITGTKYTWTSTATAGITGNTNQGVPAAVTSIDDILSNSGAVQGTVTYVITPVSGTGCQGAAVTVTVKIDPAITAANAGPAQLLCNQLAATMAGNNPKAGETGLWSLVSGTATITDASNPTTTITGLTGGQTYVLRWTIKGPSNCTPTSADVTITNFPVISNTIASSSTEVCYGQNITITGDTPAGGNGTYTYSWESSADNGTTWSLISGQTQQNLNFQLLSTLSFRRTVSSGPCPKTSNVISIIAQPPIDNNTIAAAQTICTGLIPAPLTGSAPTGSDGHFNYQWESGPDNVNWTEISGAVFVNYSPQTLTATTYYRRKVSTQACNGALQNISPAVKITVKPNAKAEYTFTADNGCIPFTLNLTATPYPDRNDTYTWYADNVQIGTGIRFPGYIMKNSNATVVIKLVVSSSLGCTQDEFSHTFSTIENVVPAFTQSAKEGCGPLKVTFINTSTSLTSATFKWDFGNGITTTDVMPGQITFSPDPQGKDTTYMVSLTSTTACGKTTVVNSVFVKAKPVSLFSPDKTVGCSPMKVTFSNTSPGGTNTYYYDFGDGTLLTKTDKLPVEHTYVTGAVKDYIVRMLAKNECGSEESFYTIRVSPNTILPELVVNASEKEGCAPLKVNFYNNSKGASSFKYDFGDGSTLVTRSAPEVVTHTFNTSGTFTVTLTASNGCSDTTTTETVKVLPQPVVSFTADVTLGCPGLPVQFKNTSVGGVGYLWDFGDGTTSGELEPKHIFSSGQEFYTVSLKATNTLGCTNTLVMNEYIHIVPPPVASFNVLPSTLISIPDYTFRFQDESTGNPTIWSWDFGDKQLSALKNPSHTYPDTGTYVVTLRVTNQQGCFTTTFKKVTIVGVPGYLFVPNSFIPGSETPELRVFKAKGSGIKTWKMSIFNKWGQSLWETTKLDEGRPADGWDGIFNGSPVPQDVYFWKIDVQLINGTEWKGMTYDSSAPKRTGIIHLIR; encoded by the coding sequence ATGAGGAAAATTCTAACTGTTTTTTTCGCTCTCTTCCTTAATATTATATCCTTTCATTCCAATGCCCAGCTTACTATTGGAATGGTGGATGCAGGCCCCTATACGCCCGGGTCAACCATTAGCGCCACTTTTACTATTGGAACAAACAGTTGTATTAAGATTGGTAATACGTTTAATCTGTACCTGGTGGACGCCGGAGGGAACGAAGTTTCCATCGGAACGTATAATGGATTCTACTCTACTTTTGTCAATGGGGTTATTCCTTCAGGTATAACGGCAGGCACAGGTTATAAAGTAAGGGTTAAATCTTCAAACCCGGCGTTGAGCTCTGATTTATCTGCCGCTTTCGAAATTAAAGCTGGCACAGCGGTTACCGCAGGTGTTAGCAGCGTAGCTTCTACCATCAGTAACAATCCGCTGACTTTTGGCTCTTGTAACAGCACAGATAATACAAATTTCAATTTCACCAATACTTCTTCCACTAATCAGGTAACCGCCACAGTTAACAATGAATTAAATCCGGGAACTCCGGTCACCTTAACTTATTCGGCTACTACTCCGGTAAATACTTTTAAAGCAAATCTGGCTCACTATACCGTTTTTGTTAAAGCAACTGCACCTGACGGGACGGTTGGGACACATGCCTATTTTCTGATTAACAATCTTGCAGTGACAGCGTTTACTACTTCCAGTAGCAATACGGTTTGTTACCCGATTGGTTCTTTTGAATATGGTGTTACTGTTAATGGTTCCAGTGGTATTTCAGCCAATTTCCCGGGGAACACGTATAAAATAGACTGGGGAGATGGAACATCCAATGAATATACAATCTGCGATATCATCTCAAACAGCAATAAGGTACAGCATACCTTTACCAAATCATCCTGCGGATTCACTTATACAACAGGTAATCAAACTACCTATAATGCATTCGGAATTAATGTGGGTGTCTACAGTCCTTATTGCGGGGCAATAGGCACGCCAATTTCCACAACGGCAAGGGTTGTGTCCAGACCGATAAACAGATTCAGTGCTCCCGCTGTAGCTTGTCTTGGTGATCATCTGGCGATAACCAACCAATCTACTGCCGGACAGAATCCAAATTCGACTTCTTCTGGCTGTACCGATAATCAAATTTTTTATACGTGGTATGCAAATGGCGTAGCTGTTGCTACGGATGTCCCTTTTTCATTTATCCCGGATATTGTATTCACTTCCAAAGGCAAACACAAGATCAGGCTTACCGCCAGGAGCGCGGGTAACTGCCAGCCAGATGATGCGGAGCAGGAAGTATGTGTACAGGATCCTCCAAAACCCAGCTTTGATCTGGGTAATCCGCTGATCTGTCTTAACCCGGGTACTTTAACTCCGGCCAATACTTCTGTACTGGATAATACCTGTCCGGCGGCGCTGCCTGTTTTCAAATGGGTAATTACCCCTCCGGCTGGTGTCCCGCTGTCCAGTATCACTTTTGATCCTGCTAATCCGGCTCCTCAGTTTAAGTTCACTCAGATTGGTGTATATAATGTCACTTTAACTATCCAGTCGGGAACTTGTTCTGTGACGAGTGCATCACAGAAAATCGTAGTCAACACACAGCCGCAGGCATCTCTTTCGCCAGACAAAACTCTTTGCGCAATTGGAAATTACACTTTTGGCACCGCAACCGGACCGACCCAGACTACACTGAGCGGGACAGCAGAAGAAATAGCGGGAACTTACAACTGGACAGTAACCGGAAATACCAATTATACTTTTGTTGCTCCGGATGGCCCGTCTACAAAATATCCAACAATAAATTTTTCTGATTATGGTACTTATACGGTAACAGTAACCCATACCAACAACTGCGGTACGATTACCAAAACACAAAACATTACCTTTTCTAAATCTCCTAAACCGGAAATAACTGCTTTACCAAGCGCGGTCTGTTATAATGCAGCGATTAACTTAACGGGAAAAATAATTGATGATAATCCGAATACTAAATTTGAATGGATAGGCAACGGAGGCGTTTTCTCTGCTCTGTCAGATCTGATTACAACTTATACCCCCACAGCCGCTGAACGCATTGCAGGAACTGCGACAATTATACTGCGGGTCAAAACAGGTCTCCCTGATCCATGTGCCCAGGTTGAAGCCAGTTTACCGGTGCAGATCTACCCTAACAATACAGGCACCAATGTCACCCAAAATATCTGCTCTGGTCAGCGGGCATTTCATACACCTGCATCCAGTGTACCCGGCAGCACTTTCAGCTGGACGGCAGCAAATGCAGACGGAATGGCTAGTGGTTTTACACCTGCGGGAACCGGTGCTATTAATGACGTGATCACCAATAGCAATGCAACGGCCAATGCTGTGGTAGTTTATACCATTACTCCTCAAAGCAATAGCTGTGATGGAGTTCCCTATACTTTTACAGCAACGATTACCCCTATCCCGGTAATCACGCCTGCCGCGCCACAGTTTGCCATCTGTGGTAATGAACATGCTGGTATCACCATGTCTTCAACGATAACAGGTACCAAATATACCTGGACCAGTACAGCAACTGCAGGAATTACTGGTAATACGAATCAGGGAGTGCCTGCAGCAGTTACTTCTATTGATGACATCTTATCAAACAGCGGTGCTGTACAGGGAACAGTTACTTATGTGATTACACCGGTTTCCGGCACAGGATGTCAGGGTGCAGCTGTAACGGTAACGGTAAAGATTGATCCGGCGATTACTGCTGCCAATGCCGGCCCCGCCCAGCTACTCTGTAACCAGTTAGCAGCAACAATGGCGGGTAATAATCCAAAGGCCGGAGAAACAGGTTTATGGTCTCTCGTTTCAGGAACTGCCACTATTACTGATGCGTCGAATCCTACGACTACAATTACGGGATTAACAGGTGGACAGACCTACGTGCTGAGATGGACAATCAAAGGTCCTTCTAACTGTACGCCCACTTCTGCTGATGTGACAATCACTAATTTCCCTGTAATCAGTAATACGATTGCCAGCAGCAGTACGGAAGTTTGTTACGGACAAAATATTACTATTACAGGTGACACGCCTGCCGGAGGGAATGGAACCTATACATATAGCTGGGAAAGCAGTGCAGATAATGGAACAACATGGAGTCTGATCAGCGGTCAAACCCAGCAAAACCTGAATTTTCAATTGTTAAGCACTCTAAGCTTCAGAAGAACAGTCAGCAGCGGGCCATGTCCAAAAACAAGTAATGTGATCAGTATTATTGCGCAACCTCCTATTGACAACAATACCATAGCAGCAGCACAGACTATATGTACCGGTCTGATTCCTGCTCCGCTGACAGGAAGTGCACCAACTGGTTCTGATGGTCATTTCAATTATCAATGGGAGTCTGGCCCTGATAATGTAAACTGGACTGAGATCAGCGGTGCTGTATTTGTCAATTATAGCCCGCAGACATTAACAGCAACCACTTATTACAGACGTAAAGTAAGCACACAGGCTTGTAACGGGGCACTGCAAAATATAAGTCCTGCGGTTAAAATCACGGTTAAGCCAAATGCAAAAGCCGAATATACTTTTACTGCGGACAATGGCTGTATCCCTTTTACGTTGAATCTGACAGCAACACCATATCCCGACCGTAATGACACCTATACCTGGTATGCTGACAATGTACAGATCGGAACGGGTATCAGGTTCCCTGGTTATATCATGAAAAACAGTAATGCGACTGTAGTCATTAAACTGGTTGTAAGCAGCAGTCTGGGCTGCACACAGGATGAATTCAGCCATACTTTCAGTACGATAGAGAATGTGGTGCCGGCATTTACACAGAGTGCCAAAGAGGGATGCGGCCCCTTGAAAGTCACTTTTATCAATACCTCTACTTCCTTAACAAGCGCCACATTCAAGTGGGACTTTGGCAATGGTATTACCACCACGGATGTGATGCCCGGGCAAATCACTTTTTCACCTGATCCGCAGGGCAAAGACACAACCTATATGGTTTCTCTGACTTCAACAACTGCCTGCGGAAAAACTACGGTAGTCAATAGTGTATTTGTTAAGGCAAAACCAGTTTCGTTGTTCTCTCCGGATAAAACGGTTGGCTGCTCACCAATGAAAGTGACTTTCAGCAATACCTCGCCGGGCGGAACCAATACTTATTATTATGATTTCGGAGATGGTACTTTACTGACAAAGACTGATAAATTACCTGTAGAGCATACTTATGTCACCGGAGCTGTAAAAGATTATATAGTCAGGATGCTTGCAAAAAATGAATGTGGCAGCGAAGAAAGCTTTTATACCATTCGTGTATCACCAAATACCATTTTACCGGAATTAGTAGTTAATGCAAGTGAAAAGGAAGGTTGTGCTCCTCTTAAAGTAAATTTCTATAATAACAGCAAAGGAGCAAGCAGCTTCAAATATGATTTTGGGGACGGCAGTACCCTGGTGACCCGGTCTGCTCCAGAAGTTGTCACCCATACTTTTAATACTTCCGGGACCTTTACGGTTACTTTAACAGCTTCAAATGGCTGTTCTGATACAACGACCACAGAAACTGTAAAAGTGCTTCCACAGCCCGTTGTATCCTTTACAGCTGATGTAACTCTGGGCTGTCCGGGACTGCCGGTTCAGTTTAAAAATACGAGCGTTGGCGGGGTCGGTTATCTCTGGGACTTTGGAGACGGGACCACTTCCGGAGAACTTGAACCGAAACATATATTCAGCAGCGGCCAGGAGTTCTACACAGTCAGCCTCAAAGCGACCAATACACTGGGCTGCACCAATACGCTGGTGATGAATGAATATATTCATATCGTTCCACCGCCCGTTGCGTCGTTTAACGTCCTGCCTTCAACCCTCATCAGCATCCCTGATTACACATTCAGATTTCAGGATGAGAGTACCGGAAATCCTACCATATGGTCGTGGGATTTTGGCGACAAACAACTTTCTGCTTTGAAAAATCCTTCTCATACTTATCCTGATACGGGTACTTATGTGGTTACGCTAAGGGTGACCAACCAGCAGGGATGTTTTACCACTACATTTAAAAAAGTAACCATTGTTGGTGTTCCGGGTTATCTGTTTGTCCCTAATTCGTTTATACCAGGAAGCGAAACGCCTGAACTCCGGGTTTTCAAAGCCAAGGGATCTGGTATAAAAACCTGGAAGATGTCCATCTTCAATAAATGGGGACAGTCGCTTTGGGAAACAACAAAACTTGATGAAGGCCGGCCGGCAGATGGCTGGGATGGCATCTTCAATGGAAGTCCCGTCCCCCAGGACGTGTATTTCTGGAAGATTGACGTCCAGCTCATCAATGGTACGGAATGGAAAGGGATGACCTACGATTCTTCAGCCCCCAAAAGAACAGGAATTATTCACTTGATCAGATAA
- a CDS encoding PorP/SprF family type IX secretion system membrane protein has protein sequence MKLYLKCVFLLYVLTRSIAASAQDHIYSQFFNAPLYLNPSLTGQFEGDFRMNMIYRNQWTGLSGTLSYINASADLNIPRFGGGVGIQFNRSSEGTAFLVKNNIAASYSYSVGTDDFVLSFGIQAGFTSRQIDWNKLVFSDQIDNRLGYIPGSISAAQPPAQARKYFFDPAAGINLVYGNFMAGTAMHHINQPDESFSGAQAKLPRRITGYASYRIALTQNFIYGEDIASYLIPSVVYYRQQNVSSMSAGLQFKHKGLNSGLWYRSAGEGGPDAIVVSLIFDIFTGRENGEKLRLGISHDATTSKINYTNTNGTTEASVGYQKYFPNSAGYNKFNGVRCYDFY, from the coding sequence ATGAAGCTGTACTTAAAATGTGTCTTTCTGCTATACGTACTGACCAGGTCAATCGCTGCATCTGCTCAGGATCATATTTATTCTCAGTTTTTTAATGCTCCGCTATATCTTAACCCTTCTCTTACCGGGCAGTTTGAGGGGGATTTCCGGATGAATATGATTTACCGGAACCAATGGACAGGACTGAGTGGTACTTTATCTTATATCAACGCTTCTGCTGATCTGAATATTCCCCGTTTTGGTGGCGGTGTGGGTATACAGTTCAACCGCAGCTCTGAGGGCACAGCCTTCCTGGTAAAAAACAATATAGCAGCAAGCTACTCTTACAGTGTCGGGACTGATGATTTTGTTTTATCTTTCGGCATACAGGCTGGCTTTACAAGCCGGCAGATTGACTGGAACAAACTGGTTTTTTCAGATCAGATAGACAACAGACTGGGATATATTCCCGGCAGTATCAGTGCTGCCCAGCCTCCTGCACAGGCCCGCAAGTATTTCTTTGATCCTGCTGCCGGGATCAACCTGGTTTATGGAAATTTCATGGCCGGCACAGCAATGCATCATATTAACCAGCCTGATGAATCTTTTAGTGGGGCACAGGCAAAACTTCCGCGCCGGATTACGGGTTATGCCAGCTACCGGATCGCTTTAACACAGAATTTCATTTACGGGGAAGACATCGCTTCTTATCTGATTCCATCGGTAGTTTATTACAGACAGCAAAACGTATCCTCCATGAGTGCAGGTTTACAGTTTAAACACAAAGGACTGAATTCTGGTCTCTGGTACCGTTCGGCAGGTGAAGGCGGCCCGGATGCAATTGTGGTCTCCCTGATCTTTGATATTTTTACCGGCCGGGAAAACGGAGAGAAATTAAGACTGGGTATCAGTCATGATGCTACAACTTCAAAAATCAATTACACCAATACAAATGGCACAACCGAAGCCAGCGTAGGTTATCAGAAGTATTTCCCTAACAGTGCGGGATATAATAAGTTCAATGGGGTAAGGTGTTACGATTTTTATTAG